A window from Luteibacter flocculans encodes these proteins:
- a CDS encoding phage regulatory CII family protein: MHVLDAAAQTVHTYPGGAESLAPRIGVSAGILRNKVNVNNTTNHLTLAEANEIMSATGDHRILQALAQEHGYVLARIDVGAGDDRTVVHHLLDLGMAEGELSRTIHDALADNVITCNEMNAIAAAGHANQAALIGLINRLRAAAKPGQVAR, translated from the coding sequence ATGCATGTTCTCGACGCTGCAGCCCAAACCGTGCACACCTACCCAGGCGGTGCTGAATCGCTTGCGCCGCGCATCGGCGTTTCCGCAGGCATCCTGCGCAACAAGGTCAACGTCAACAACACGACGAACCACCTGACCCTAGCCGAGGCGAACGAGATCATGTCGGCGACAGGGGACCATCGCATCCTCCAGGCGCTGGCGCAGGAGCATGGCTACGTGCTGGCGCGCATTGACGTTGGTGCTGGTGATGACAGGACCGTCGTTCATCACCTGCTCGACCTCGGCATGGCCGAAGGCGAGCTGTCGCGCACGATCCACGACGCGCTGGCGGACAACGTCATCACCTGCAACGAAATGAACGCGATCGCCGCAGCCGGCCATGCGAACCAGGCGGCACTGATCGGCTTGATCAACCGACTGCGCGCGGCAGCGAAGCCGGGGCAGGTGGCCCGATGA